AGTACAACATCCCGCTCATCACGTTCGTGGACTGCCCGGGCTACCTGCCCGGCGTCGAGCAGGAGTACAACGGCGTGATCCGGCACGGCGCGAAGATCATCTACGCGTACTGCCAGGCCACGGTCCCGCAGATCTCCCTGGTGACGCGCAAGGCGATGGGCGGCTCGTACGTCGCCATGAGCTCCAAGCAGATGAACAACGACGTCGCCTTCGCCTGGCCCAGCGCGCAGATCGCGGTCATGGGCGCCGAGGGGGCGGCCCGGCTGCTGAACCGGCGCGCCATCGAGGCCGCCGAGGACCCCGCCGCCGAGGAGGCCCGGTTCATCGCCGAGTACAAGGAGAAGTTCTTCAACCCCTACCAGGCCGCCGACGTGGGCCAGATCGACGAGGTCATCGAGCCCCGCGAGACCCGCGCCCGCCTGATCCGTGCTCTGGAGGTGCTGCGCACCAAGGTGACGCAGACCATCCCCAAGAAGCACGGCCTCTTCCCGGTGTAGGGGCGAGCACCGTGACGATGGACGACCTCCTGTGGGGGTTGATGATGATGGTGGTCGGCATGGGCGTCGTGTTCGCCCTGCTGCTGCTGCTGACGCTGGTCCTGACGCTGATCGGACGCCTCGACCGCACCCCGGTGGTCGAGGAGCCCGAGCCGGTGCCGCTCGAGGCCGTCGCGGCGCTCGCCGAGCTGGATGAGGCGCCCGCGGCGCCCGCGGTCCGGATCATCGCCGACGGCCTGGACGAGGACCAGGTGGCCGCGATCACCGTCGCCGTCATCACCCACGCCGAGACGAGGCGCCGCAAGGCCGCCCCTGAAACCCGCGCCCACGCGCCGGGCAGCCAGCTCTTCGCGAGCCGGTGGCTGTCGGTCGGCCGAGGGCTCCAGAACAACCCCTTCACCCGGAGGTAAAGGCGATGCGCCGCTACACCATCACCGTCAACGACACCACCAAGGTGGTCGACGTCGAGGCGCTGGGGGCCGACACGTTCCGCGTCCAGTTGGACGGACGCCTCGTGGACGTCCGCCTCGAGGACCACCGCGACCTGGCCTGGGAGGCGCCGATCACGCCGGCGATCCAGTCCCGCCGCGCGTCCGCCACCCACGGCGTCGTCGCGCCGTCGCCGGACCCGGCCGCCGCGGCCCCGTCCGCGCCGGCGCCCGCCGCCTCCGCGGGGGCACCCGCCCCAGCCGCGCCGCGGGCCGCCGCCCCGGCGTCCGGTGGGGGAGGCCGCGACAAGATGACCGCCCCCATGCCGGGCGTCATCCTCACCATCGACCAGGGCGTCGGCGCCCAGGTCAAGCGGGGCGACACCGTCATGGTCCTGGAGGCCATGAAGATGAAGAACGAGCTCAAGGCCCCCAAGGACGGGGTGATCGCCGAGATCTACGTCGCCGAGGGCGCGCAGGTGAAGTTCGGCGAGACGCTGGTGAGGTTCGAGGCCTGACATGAGTCCCGAAACCCTCCACTACCTGCTGCAGGGGGTCCAGAACGTCACCTGGCAGAGCCTGGTGATGATCGCGGTGGGCCTGCTGCTGATCTGGCTCGCGGTCAAGAAGGAGTACGAACCCCTTCTGCTGCTGCCGATCGGCGCGGGCGCCGTCCTGGCGAACCTGCCTCTGTCCCCGATGGTCGGCGAGCACGGCGCGCTGACCGTCCTCTACAACATGGGCGTCGGGAACGAGCTGTTCCCGCTGCTCATCTTCGTCGGCATCGGCGCCATGACCGACTTCGGGCCGCTGCTGGAGAACCCGAAGATGGTGCTGCTGGGCGGCGCCGGCCAGTTCGGCATCTTCCTGACGCTGCTGCTGGCGCTGTTCCTGGGGTTCAACCACAACCAGGCGGCGTCCATCGGCATCATCGGCGCCATCGACGGGCCGACGTCGATCTACGTGTCGAACAAGCTCGCACCCGAGCTCGTCGCCCCCATCACCGTGGCGGCCTACTCCTACATGAGCCTGGTGCCGATCATCATGCCCCCGATCATGCGGGCGCTGACGACGGCCAAGGAGCGGGCGATCAAGATGCCCTACACCAGCCGCGAGATCAGCCAGCGCACCCGCATCCTGTTCCCGATCATCGTCACCATCGTGGTGGGCACCCTGGTGCCGTTCGCGACGCCGCTGATCGGCATGCTGATGCTGGGCAACCTGATGCGCGAGTCGAAGGTCGTCGAGCGCCTGACCGGGGCGGCGTCCAACGAACTGGCCAACATCGTCACCCTGTTCCTGGGCCTGGCGATCGGCTCGACGATGGTGGGCGCGAGCTTCATCAACGTCTCGACCATGCTGATCCTGGTGCTCGGCCTCGTGGCGTTCTGCCTCGACACCGTGATGGGCGTGCTGTTCGGCAAGCTGATGAACCTGTTCTCGGGCGGCAAGTTCAACCCGCTCATCGGCGCGGCCGGCATCTCGGCCTTCCCGATGGCGGCCCGCGTCGTGCAGCGCGAGGCGCAGCGGGAGAACTTCGACAACTTCATCCTGATGCACGCGATGGGCGCGAACGCGGCCGGTCAGGTGGCCTCGGTGGTCGCCGGCGGCGTCCTGCTGGCCCTGATGGGCGCCGCCTGACGCTCGCACGCGCGACGGCCCGTCCCCTCCGTGGGGGCGGGCCGTCGTCGCGCGTGCTGCCGGACGCCGCGGTGCCGCGGGGCTGGGACGCGGCGGTGGCTGCGGCGGGACGCCGTGGCTCGTGGGGGCCGGGTGTGATTGGCTGACGCCATGAGCGACGGCGTCCGCAACGTGACCCAGGCCCTGGCGGGCGTGCAGCAGCCCTGGCAGCCGCACCGGCTGGTCAGCGTCAACGACTACGACGTGAAAGTGGTCAAGCTGCACGGCGAGTTCGTGTGGCACAGCCACCCCGACACCGACGAGCTCTTCCACGTGATCCGCGGCGAGCTGACGATCCAGCTCCGCGACGGCGACGTGCTGCTCGGCCCCGGCGACGTGTACGTGGTGCCGCGGGGCGTCGAGCACTGCCCGCGCGCGGACGCCGAGGTCGAGGCCCTGCTGATCGAGCCGCAGGGGACCCTCAACACCGGGGACGCCGGCGGCGAGCGGACCTCCCCGCTCCGCGAACTGGACTGAGCGCCCGGCGGGCGCCGAGCCCGCCGACGGCGACGTCGGGCAGGCGCACGCGCCGACCCAGAGCTTCGTGGTGGCGGCCTGCGCCTTCCTAGACCCAGCGCAGCAGCAGCGGTACGACCACGGCCAGCACCAGGACGCCCACCGTCACCGTCGCGCCCACGAGTTGCGGCGACGGGCCCGCCGCCGGTGCCGGACGCGTCAGGACGTGAGCAGGTCGGCGGCCGCGACGTAGCTCGCGGCGTAGGTGACGGCGCACAGCCGCAGCGCCTCGCGGCCGGGCAGGAAGCGCGCGTGGTGCAGGCCGACGCCCTCGACGGGGCCGGTCCCGACGAAGCTCATCAGCGAGGGCACCGACTCGCCGTACTCGGAGAAGTCGTCCGAGCCGCACGAGCGGAACGGGGTCTCGGCGACCCGGACGCCGAGGCGGGTCAGGGCGGCGT
Above is a window of Propioniciclava coleopterorum DNA encoding:
- a CDS encoding OadG family transporter subunit; this translates as MDDLLWGLMMMVVGMGVVFALLLLLTLVLTLIGRLDRTPVVEEPEPVPLEAVAALAELDEAPAAPAVRIIADGLDEDQVAAITVAVITHAETRRRKAAPETRAHAPGSQLFASRWLSVGRGLQNNPFTRR
- a CDS encoding cupin domain-containing protein; the encoded protein is MSDGVRNVTQALAGVQQPWQPHRLVSVNDYDVKVVKLHGEFVWHSHPDTDELFHVIRGELTIQLRDGDVLLGPGDVYVVPRGVEHCPRADAEVEALLIEPQGTLNTGDAGGERTSPLRELD
- a CDS encoding sodium ion-translocating decarboxylase subunit beta; this translates as MSPETLHYLLQGVQNVTWQSLVMIAVGLLLIWLAVKKEYEPLLLLPIGAGAVLANLPLSPMVGEHGALTVLYNMGVGNELFPLLIFVGIGAMTDFGPLLENPKMVLLGGAGQFGIFLTLLLALFLGFNHNQAASIGIIGAIDGPTSIYVSNKLAPELVAPITVAAYSYMSLVPIIMPPIMRALTTAKERAIKMPYTSREISQRTRILFPIIVTIVVGTLVPFATPLIGMLMLGNLMRESKVVERLTGAASNELANIVTLFLGLAIGSTMVGASFINVSTMLILVLGLVAFCLDTVMGVLFGKLMNLFSGGKFNPLIGAAGISAFPMAARVVQREAQRENFDNFILMHAMGANAAGQVASVVAGGVLLALMGAA
- a CDS encoding biotin/lipoyl-containing protein, which translates into the protein MRRYTITVNDTTKVVDVEALGADTFRVQLDGRLVDVRLEDHRDLAWEAPITPAIQSRRASATHGVVAPSPDPAAAAPSAPAPAASAGAPAPAAPRAAAPASGGGGRDKMTAPMPGVILTIDQGVGAQVKRGDTVMVLEAMKMKNELKAPKDGVIAEIYVAEGAQVKFGETLVRFEA